CAGGAGAATGACGAGCCGTTGTGTTTCCGCGTAGGCCGTTTCTACCTTATCGTTTTCGGTTTCCAGGGCGTCCTGTAACGGGACCGAGATGGCCGCCAGGGACTGTTCCACCACCGCGAATTGGTTGGTGATGGCGGTCGCGAGGGCTTCGCCGTTGTACTGCGCGTTCACCGCATGGAGGTAATCGTCGAAGCCGGAGCCGTTTTGGCCGGTGAAGACGTTTTTCAGCGCATCGACATTGGCCTGCAACAGTTCCAGAGAGGTGCTGCTGCGCCACGCTTCTACATTGTTGGGCAATTTCACGCCCATGCTCTTTTTCCCGAGCGGAATGCCCAGCTTCTGGTTCTTCACTTCTTCGGTCAGGACCAGCAACTGATTCGCCAGTTGGTTGGTCGCACTGCCCACGTCTTTGCCACTGGCCGCCGTGAACGTCGCGAGGTAATTCCCGGCCGCCGGATTCCAGGCATCGTACAGCGTGTGCGCCAGCGTACGCAGGTCCTGCGTCAGCGCCACGAGGTAGGCCACCCGCTTTGCATCGTCCTCTAGTTGTTCCAGGATGGCCGCATTCCCCGCCTCTTTGTCGAACAGCAGGTATTCGAGGGCGGGCAGGCCTTTGCTGGACGAACCAAGCGCATGCACGTACGCTTCGTTGATGGTAGTGCCGTCGGCAATGGCGTTTTCGAGGGCGTTGGCGTTGGTGGGCCAGTTGTCGATGGACGTCCGCAGGGCGAGGTCATCGACGGGACCCAGGTTGTAGAGTTCGGTCGCCTTCCATTGCAAGGCGGCGGCTTTCCAGGTGGCCTGCGCCGCGACAAGTTTACTTTCGGTGAGGTCTTCGGCCAGCGCTTCGGTCGCATCCGCCAGGGCATCCGTGCGTGCCGCAAACGACTGGTAGGCCGGGACGATCAGGTTCGTGCCCAGGTTCTCCAGCATGGCTTGCCGGTCAAACGTATCGCCCGGGTCCGGCGCTTCGGTTCCACACCCCACTACGCCCATGCCCAGCAGAAGCAGGCAGGCCCAACACCAATTTCTAGTGATCGTCATGCTCATGGAAAGAATTGATTACAGTACAGCCAGCTTGTCTTCCAACCCGTACACGTCCGCCAGTTGTTGCTTAGCGGCCGTCAGGTCGGCAACCGTCAGGGTATTGAGGTTGCTGAGGTTGGTTTCCAGCAGTTGCTGCAAGGCATGATCGCTGATGCGGTGCGTCGGGTTAAACTGTAGGCTCCAGATAAATCCGTAGGCCTCCGAAAGTTGGTGATTGCGCAGGGCCTGATCGCCAAAGTTCTCTTCGGCACCTTTGAGGTAGTGAATCGCCATGCCCGCCACGACCAGCTCCCATGTGTTCCGCACCTCTGCAATGGCTTCGTCGCGCGTAGCGTAATCGGCACGGTCGATGGCGTCGCGGCCTTTGATAAAGGCTTGCATCAGCGTAGCATCGACGCCCAGGGCTTCGTCGAGGGCGTGGGTATATTTCGCCCAGAACCGGTGGTAGTCAGCGGTATTGTCGTAAACAAAATCGGCGGAGCCAAACGCCTGCGGCACGCCCCAGTAGCCAAACGCTTCGTCCCAGTGGTGTTGCATGGCCGTTCCCTCCCCGGGCTCGACGGTCGTGTTGTCCACGTTCATTTTGCTCTCGCTCAGGTAAACGGCCGTCGCCTGGTAATACGCCAGCGCGCCCATGGTGCCTTTTTCAAGCAACTGCGCCAGCTCAAACCCTTCGGCCGTCAACAGGTACTCCTTGCTGCCATCCTGGCTGCGCACCAACCCGGCGGTTTGGGCATCGCCTTCGCCGGGGTTCTGGCTCAACTCGTCCAGTTCCTGAATCCACTGCGTCAGTTGCGTGGCACCGGTGGCGTCGAGCTTGTCGGCGATCTTTTTTGTGGCTTCGTTCAGGTCGGCCTGTTGCCAGGTGTAGTCCTGGTTGGCGTACATGTTCAGCAGCACATCGGCTTCCACATGCAGGCCCAGGTTGCTGGTTTTCGCGTAGGTTACAATTTCGTTGAGCATGTCCAGTCGCGTGGTTTGCCCGGCATAGTTGACGTTCTCGAACGCGTATGTCTCCGGCAGTTGCCTGGAGGGACCGGGATCGTCTTGCTGGCAGGCGCTCAACGTCAGGGCCATTGCCACCGATGCACACACGAAAGTGGGAAAAGAAGGGGTACTCATAAAGATGTAAGAAAGGTTACTAGGGAGCGACGGTCTTCGCCACTCATGTTCAGAAATGCTTTTTTTGCGGCCTCTGCCTCGCCGCCGTGCCAAAGGATGGCCTCTTCCAGGTTGCGGGCGCGCCCGTCGTGCAGGAAGTTGGTGTGGCCATTCACGGTTTCGATCAGCCCGATCCCCCACAGCGGCGGGGTGCGCCACTCGCTGCCGGTGGCCAGAAAATCGGGACGTCCGTCGGCCAGTCCTTCGCCCATGTCGTGCAGGAGCAGGTCGGTGAAAGGCCGGATGGTTTCGTTGCTGAATTCGGGAAAGTCGGGATGGGTACCGGTGGTCAGTTTCGGTACGTGACACGACGAACAGTTCGCTTCGACAAACAACTGCTTGCCTTTCAGCACGGTCGGGTCGTCCCAGTTCCGGCGTTTCGGTACGGCCAGCGACGAACTGTACAGCACCACTTTGTTGAGGATGCTCTCTTTCAATTCGGGTTCGCCGGCGTCGATGCCCTGACAGCCGAGTTCGGCATCGGCACATTCTTCAGTCGGAAAGACGGACGAGGTAATACCGATATCGCCCACAAAGGCGGCGGCCACCTGTTGCCGTACCGAAGGTTGGTTGGCCTTCCAGCCGTAGCGCCCGATGGACTCCTGCCCTTTTTCCACGTCCCACACCCGGTTGATCCGCCCCGAAATGCCGTCGCCGTTGCGGTCGTCAGGATCGGCCAGGCTCGTGAGTGTCACTTCGTCGATGGCTTCCAGCAACCCGAGGCCGATCATGTGTTGCGCCACGCGGGGCGATACCTGCACGGCCGGGTCCATCGGCCCAAAGCCCAACTCCGTAAAGGTGTAGCGCGGTTTGCGCAAGTGGTAGGACGTGCCGTCGGCGTATTGCCCGGTAATTTCTTCGTACTGGATCTGCACCGACCCTTCGGCGGTAGTGCCCAGAATGGCGTGGGTCGAGAGCTGGCTGCCGTAGGTCGGCTCGGGCTGCGGACCTCCGTCTTCGGCCTGGCCCGGGACACTGAGCCGGAACAGGAGCGCAACCGGCGCTTCGTCGGCGGCGGGAGGTGCCCCGCGTCCGTCTTTGAAGTGGCACGAGGAACAGGAGCGGGCGATGAACATCGGGCCCAACCCGTCGAGGTCTTCGGTAGACGACGGGGCGGTCACCCAGTTGCGATTAAAAAAGGAATTGCCCGTCACGAACAACAGGTCTTTGTCGCCGGTCAGGTTGGGCGCAGCATTGCCAAAAGCATTCACCGACACGTCCGAAACCGTCGTGGCCCCGCCGCCAAATTCTTCGTTCGTTTCCAGCCAGGTAATGCCCGGCTCGCCGTCGGGCTGGCAGCCGATCACGCCCATCACTGCGGCGTACGCCAGCAGGGTTCCGATCAAGATGCGCTTCTTTCCCTTGTTCACGCCGGCAACCAGCTTGAGGTTTGTAATGCACGCGACATACCCCCTTTTCAGAAGGTATGTCTGCGTCGTAATGCGTTATTCGTAGGTGCTATTCCAGGTCGGACGGGTCCAGCGCAAAGCCGTAGAGGGCCGACACTTCTGCAATTTTATCGCCCTGTTCGCGCAGCAGATCGATCGCGTTTTTCACACGCACCCGACCGGCTTCCGTCAGAATTTCCTGATCGAACGGCGGCTGGATGGCCTGTGTGGCGGTCATGGCCGCGTTCATCGTACTCATCAGCGACTCATGCAGGTCACTGTCGTCCTGTTGTACCAGTTGCGCCAGGCTGGGGCCTTCCAGCACGGTGCCGTCGGACCAGACGTAGCGCCCGGTGTAGACGTTCACGATGCCTTTTTCGTTGGTCACGATGTCGCGATGCGTGTTGTCACTGAAGCACGAGTGCTCGTCTTCTTTGCTCTTTTCGTCCCAGGCCACAAACATGCGTTCCCCGGCCAGCTCGCCTTTGCTGAGTTTGCCCATGCCGATCAGCATCTTTTCAAGAGAAGAGTCTACGGCGTCGGAGGCGGTAAACGCGGTGCGGTAGGCGCCCCCCGGTTGCCACTGGTCCAGCAGCATTTGCAGATCGTCCAGCAACAGTTCGGTCGCTGCCTGGAGGTAATCGCCCCGGCGGTCACAGTGGCCGTTGGTACACAACAGGCCGGTTTCGTAATCGGTGTACGAGCGTTCGCCGCCCCCGGGACCGGCGCTCACGTCCTGCCCCCACAGCAGAAATTCGAGGGCGTGGTAACCCGCGGTGATGTTGGTTTCGCCGCCGTCCTCGTTCAGCGACGCAATCAGAGCTTTGTCGATGGTCGGGAACGAGGCTTCATCGCCGATGATGTTCACACTGGCGTTTTCGCCGCCGCCGTTCACACTGCCGTCAACGTAGTCGATGTACGATTCGTCGAGCGGCCAGGCGTTGAGTTGTCCTTCGGGGCCGTCCTCGTCGTCGATCGGTCCGCCGTAAAAACGGAATGCCTCCGACTGGCCGTACGGTTCGCGCGCCGCCAGCCACGCCTGTTTGGCGGCCTCCAGCGTCGTCTCCGACGGCCTGGCGATCAACGCATCGATTTTGGCTTTTAAGGTCACCGCCTGACTATGCGCGTCCACGTAGGTGGCGTACACCAGCTCCGCATAATGGTTGACGACCTGCTGTTGCGTGACCTGATCTTCAGGCTCCACCACGTCTTTGCTGTTGTCGCACGAGGTAGCGAGCAGTGCCCCGCTCAACGCGCCCAGGAGGTAAATTTTTCGCATATACAGGAGGAGTTGGACGAACGGAGAGCCCTGCGTTCGCAAGTCGCGAAAAAGGCGTTACCGTTCTCTAAACTTAATTTAGACTGATTACAAATTGACTGCAATGATACAAAGCGAAGCCAAGGCCACAAAGGCTTTTCTGGAATCTTTCTAAACAAGTAACTGAAACGTAGAACAGGCCACGGCACGCCCCTCCGGGGAGGAAGTACGCGCTAAAACGGCTTTATGCAAGGGGGTTATTGGGGCAGGGCGTAGGCGATGTAATAGTTGCCGGAGGGCGTACCGAGTTTCCCGCCGCCCGCCGCGACCACGACGTACTGTCGCCCGTCGACTTCGTAGGTGGCGGGGGTGGCGTACCCCGCGACGGGCAATTGGGTCTCCCACAACAGTTGGCCAGTTCGTTTGTCGAACGCCCGGAATTTCTCGTCGCGTGTGGCGGCGATTAACACCAAGCCCCCGGCCGTGACCACTGGTCCACCGTAGTTTTCCGTGCCGGTCGGCGGGCCGTCGAGTTCGGCGTAATCGCCCAGCGGCACTTGCCACGCGATTTCCCCTTTGTTGAGGTCAATGGCGTTGAGGGTGCCCCACGGCGGCTTGGTAGCTGGGTAGCCGTCAGGGTCCAGGAACCAGTGGTAGCCGGTCGAGACGTAGGGCGGCTGTGCTTTGGCTTCCAGTTGCAGCGAACCGCCCCCCTCTTTGTCGGTCAGAAACGCGATCAGCGCACTCCGTTCGTCTTTCGTCAGGTGCGTGAAGGCGGGCATCATGCCCCGTCCGTTGTGAATCACGCCGTCGATCTGTTCGGGCGACAGGCGCGTTTCGAGCTGCAAGAGCGAAGGATATTGTTTGCCGTTGCCCGCCCGGTCGGGACCGTGGCAGCCTACGCACGTCTGGTCGTAGAGCACCTTGCCGGCCTGCGCCAAGGTCAGGGTCGTGCCGTCGGGTTGTCCGGGTTCCGTTTTCTTCATGGTCAGCACGGCCGCCACCTGGTTGGCATTGACGTACAGGTAGCCACTCGTCGGGTCGAACGCCGCCCCGCCCCACTCGCCGCCGCCGTCGTAGCCGGGATACAGGACCGTTCCCTCCAGGCTAGGCGGCTCAAAACGCTGTTTGTGGCGGTAGCCCTCCCACTGGTGTTTCACTGCCGCATGGGCAGCCGGGGTGCGGGTCGTCAGCAGCTCTTCCGTCAACACCTGATGGGTAAAGGGCGGCGGCGCGACAGGCACGGGTTGCGTGGGCCATGCCTTCTCGCCGGGCAGCGGCGACGCCGGGACGGGCACTTCGTTCACCGGAAAAATAGGTTCGCCCGTGTCCCGGTCCAGCACGAAGACAAACCCGGTCTTGGTGATCTGCGCCACGGCATCGACCATTCTTCCGTTGTGTTGGATCGTCACCAGGTTAGGCTGGGCGGGCAGGTCTCGGTCCCAAATGTCGTGGTGCACCGTCTGGAAATGCCACTTCCGCTCGCCGGTGGCCGCATCCAGTGCCAGCACGCAGTTGGCGAACAAGTTCTGTCCCGGTCGGTCGCCACCGTAGAAGTCGTACGACGCCGAGCCGGTGGCCGCGAAGACGAGCCTGCGCGCGCGGTCCAGGCTCAGGCCCGACCACGCGTTGGCGCCCCCCGCCGTGCGCCACGCGTCCGGGTCTTCCCAGGTGTCGTAGCCCGGTTCGCCCGGCTGCGGAATGGTGTGGAACGTCCAGACGAGTTTGCCGGTCCGCACGTCGAAGGCGCGAATGTACCCGGGCGCAGCGCCCGCCTCTTCCGACACGCGTCCCCCCATAATGATCAGGTTATTGTACACGACGCCCGGCGTGGTCGCCACGTAAAAAACTTTTTCCGGATCTGCGCCCAGTCCCTCGCGCAGGTCTACGACTCCTTTTTTTCCAAAGGAGGAAATGTGCTGGCCCGTCGCCGCGTCGATGGCGTGCAGAAAAGCCCCCGCGCCGAACAACAACCGCAGTTCGCTCCCGTCCTGCCACGC
This region of Catalinimonas alkaloidigena genomic DNA includes:
- a CDS encoding imelysin family protein; the protein is MTITRNWCWACLLLLGMGVVGCGTEAPDPGDTFDRQAMLENLGTNLIVPAYQSFAARTDALADATEALAEDLTESKLVAAQATWKAAALQWKATELYNLGPVDDLALRTSIDNWPTNANALENAIADGTTINEAYVHALGSSSKGLPALEYLLFDKEAGNAAILEQLEDDAKRVAYLVALTQDLRTLAHTLYDAWNPAAGNYLATFTAASGKDVGSATNQLANQLLVLTEEVKNQKLGIPLGKKSMGVKLPNNVEAWRSSTSLELLQANVDALKNVFTGQNGSGFDDYLHAVNAQYNGEALATAITNQFAVVEQSLAAISVPLQDALETENDKVETAYAETQRLVILLKTDMMSSLGLLVTYSDNDGD
- a CDS encoding di-heme oxidoredictase family protein; the protein is MIGTLLAYAAVMGVIGCQPDGEPGITWLETNEEFGGGATTVSDVSVNAFGNAAPNLTGDKDLLFVTGNSFFNRNWVTAPSSTEDLDGLGPMFIARSCSSCHFKDGRGAPPAADEAPVALLFRLSVPGQAEDGGPQPEPTYGSQLSTHAILGTTAEGSVQIQYEEITGQYADGTSYHLRKPRYTFTELGFGPMDPAVQVSPRVAQHMIGLGLLEAIDEVTLTSLADPDDRNGDGISGRINRVWDVEKGQESIGRYGWKANQPSVRQQVAAAFVGDIGITSSVFPTEECADAELGCQGIDAGEPELKESILNKVVLYSSSLAVPKRRNWDDPTVLKGKQLFVEANCSSCHVPKLTTGTHPDFPEFSNETIRPFTDLLLHDMGEGLADGRPDFLATGSEWRTPPLWGIGLIETVNGHTNFLHDGRARNLEEAILWHGGEAEAAKKAFLNMSGEDRRSLVTFLTSL
- a CDS encoding PQQ-binding-like beta-propeller repeat protein, which produces MRHHLLCLFIGCLLAACQLERSSPEATQTAEEDDPRNWAVYGGDFAGSRYKALGQLDTLSVSHLERAWTYRTGDWDETSKTQIQTNPLVIDGVLYGVTPQLNLFALDAATGKERWTCPTQVEGLPSWSGFSRGLAAWQDGSELRLLFGAGAFLHAIDAATGQHISSFGKKGVVDLREGLGADPEKVFYVATTPGVVYNNLIIMGGRVSEEAGAAPGYIRAFDVRTGKLVWTFHTIPQPGEPGYDTWEDPDAWRTAGGANAWSGLSLDRARRLVFAATGSASYDFYGGDRPGQNLFANCVLALDAATGERKWHFQTVHHDIWDRDLPAQPNLVTIQHNGRMVDAVAQITKTGFVFVLDRDTGEPIFPVNEVPVPASPLPGEKAWPTQPVPVAPPPFTHQVLTEELLTTRTPAAHAAVKHQWEGYRHKQRFEPPSLEGTVLYPGYDGGGEWGGAAFDPTSGYLYVNANQVAAVLTMKKTEPGQPDGTTLTLAQAGKVLYDQTCVGCHGPDRAGNGKQYPSLLQLETRLSPEQIDGVIHNGRGMMPAFTHLTKDERSALIAFLTDKEGGGSLQLEAKAQPPYVSTGYHWFLDPDGYPATKPPWGTLNAIDLNKGEIAWQVPLGDYAELDGPPTGTENYGGPVVTAGGLVLIAATRDEKFRAFDKRTGQLLWETQLPVAGYATPATYEVDGRQYVVVAAGGGKLGTPSGNYYIAYALPQ
- a CDS encoding imelysin family protein codes for the protein MRKIYLLGALSGALLATSCDNSKDVVEPEDQVTQQQVVNHYAELVYATYVDAHSQAVTLKAKIDALIARPSETTLEAAKQAWLAAREPYGQSEAFRFYGGPIDDEDGPEGQLNAWPLDESYIDYVDGSVNGGGENASVNIIGDEASFPTIDKALIASLNEDGGETNITAGYHALEFLLWGQDVSAGPGGGERSYTDYETGLLCTNGHCDRRGDYLQAATELLLDDLQMLLDQWQPGGAYRTAFTASDAVDSSLEKMLIGMGKLSKGELAGERMFVAWDEKSKEDEHSCFSDNTHRDIVTNEKGIVNVYTGRYVWSDGTVLEGPSLAQLVQQDDSDLHESLMSTMNAAMTATQAIQPPFDQEILTEAGRVRVKNAIDLLREQGDKIAEVSALYGFALDPSDLE
- a CDS encoding DUF4856 domain-containing protein, giving the protein MSTPSFPTFVCASVAMALTLSACQQDDPGPSRQLPETYAFENVNYAGQTTRLDMLNEIVTYAKTSNLGLHVEADVLLNMYANQDYTWQQADLNEATKKIADKLDATGATQLTQWIQELDELSQNPGEGDAQTAGLVRSQDGSKEYLLTAEGFELAQLLEKGTMGALAYYQATAVYLSESKMNVDNTTVEPGEGTAMQHHWDEAFGYWGVPQAFGSADFVYDNTADYHRFWAKYTHALDEALGVDATLMQAFIKGRDAIDRADYATRDEAIAEVRNTWELVVAGMAIHYLKGAEENFGDQALRNHQLSEAYGFIWSLQFNPTHRISDHALQQLLETNLSNLNTLTVADLTAAKQQLADVYGLEDKLAVL